In Jannaschia sp. W003, the genomic stretch TCGGCCCAGCCCGGCGCGCAGGCGTCGAGGGCGCGGGCCTCGGCCACGTTGGGCAGGCCCGCGCAGCGCCGGTCGATGGTGCGGCGGCGCTCGGGGTCGGGCTCCGTGGGCTGGATCGACAGCGCGGGCCGCGCCGCGGCCACCGCGGCGGCGTGCTGCCCCGTCCCCGAGGCCAGCTCCAGCGCCACGCCGCCGCAGGGCAGGGCGGGCAGGAGCGCCGCGAGGATCGGCGCGAGGTTGCGCTCCGCCGAGGGCGCATGGAGCAGGCCCGCCCCGTCCCGCGCGGCGCCGTCGGGCAGGTCGAGCCGCCTCACCGCCGCGGCCGCCGCGCCGCATCGGTCGCCGCCGCACGCCCGGGGCCCGACGCGGCACGTGCCGGCGCCCCGGCGAGGAGGAAGTCGCAGTCCATCGCCGAGTGGTGTCACACCGCCCCCCGCGCGGACAAGCGCGGGGTTGCGCGGTTGGGGGGAAGCGGGGCGTTTCCGCCGCCCGGCAGCCGCACTTCCGCCACGGGCGCCTGCGGGAATGGGGCCATGCGCCATTTCCGTGATCCCGCCCCCGCGTCGCCCTCTTCGTCGATGGGGAGAACGTCTCGCCAGTCCATGCAGAGGCCATTGTCGCCCGTGCGAGGGCCGCCGGCGATCTCAAGGTGGCACGCGTCTACGGAAACCTGACAGAACAGCCTAGCTGGCGCAGTGATGCGTCCTTGATACCGGTCTACACCTTCGTAGGGCCGAACTCCGCCGACATTCGACTGTGCATCGACGCGGTCGACCTCTTCAACCGCGGTCGCTTCGACACGGCCGTGATCGCTTCGTCCGACGGTGGACTCGCGCATCTCGCCGCCTTCCTCCGCGAAGCGGGAGCAGTGGTGCTCGGGTTCGGTGCGACGGAGTCCCCGCGCCTAAGAGCGCAGTGCAGCGAGTTCAACGTGCTCGCCGAGCAACAGAAAGGGTCGGAACCGAGCCCCCTGGCGCCCAAGCCCGAACAGGAAGGACGCATCGACAGGCTACTCGTCGACTGCCTGGCGCATCACAAAACCCTCCGGTTGTCCGTCGTCGGTGAGGAGCTGAGGAAGCACGGCCTTCTCGCCTTCGTCCGCGATTGCGGAGGAGCCAAAACCTACTTCGCCAAGCGCACGGACCGCTATCGGATCAAGGGCGAGGGAGGTGGTGCACTGCTCTCGCTCGCAGCACTCGCGCCGGGAACGAAAAAGGGCGCCCCGTAGGACGCCCCTCTCCAATCTCCATCAACCCGAGCTCAGTTCGGAATGTCGCCCGTGATGCCCTCGACGTAGAAGTCCATGCCCAGCAGCTCGCCGTCCTCGGCGACCTCGCCGTCGGCCAGCCACTCGGACCCGTCCTGCTTGTTGATCGGCCCCGTGAACGGATGGTACTCGCCCGCCGTGATCGCCTCGATCATGGCCTCGGCCTCGGCCTTGGCCTCCGCGGGCACCACGTCGGTGATCTCGCCGATCACCACCTCGCCCTCGGGCATGCCGCCCCACGAGGCGCCCTGCTCCCACGTCCCGTCCATCACGGCCCGCACGCGCTCGATGTAGTAGGGCGACCAGTCGTCGATGATCGAGGCCACCCGCGGCATCGGCGCGAAGGCCGACATGTCGGAGGCCTGCCCGAAGGTGTAGATCTTCGCGCCGTTCGCGTTGGCCTCCTGCGCCGCCGCGTGCGGCGCCGTGGAGTCGGTGTGCTGCAGGATCACGTCGACGCCCTGGTCGATCAGCGCCTTGGCGGCATCGGCCTCCTTGGCGGGGTCGAACCAGGTGTAGGCCCACACCACGCTCATCTCCACGTCGGGGTTCACCTTGGCGGCGTGGAGGTAGGTCGAGTTGATGCCCTGGATCACCTCGGGGATCGGGAACGAGGCGATGTAGCCGATCTTGTTCGACTCGGTCAGGTGCCCGGCCAGGGTGCCCAGCACGGCGCGGCCCTCGTAGAAGCGGGCATCATAGGTGGCGACGTTCGGGTGCTCGCGCTTGAAGCCGGTGGCGTGCTCGAACTTCACGTCCGGGAACTTCTCGGCCACGTTGT encodes the following:
- a CDS encoding NYN domain-containing protein, whose product is MVARARAAGDLKVARVYGNLTEQPSWRSDASLIPVYTFVGPNSADIRLCIDAVDLFNRGRFDTAVIASSDGGLAHLAAFLREAGAVVLGFGATESPRLRAQCSEFNVLAEQQKGSEPSPLAPKPEQEGRIDRLLVDCLAHHKTLRLSVVGEELRKHGLLAFVRDCGGAKTYFAKRTDRYRIKGEGGGALLSLAALAPGTKKGAP
- a CDS encoding BMP family ABC transporter substrate-binding protein — translated: MTLKALLAGTIALGLAVPAFAQDDKTKVGFVYVGPIGDGGWTYQHDQGRLAVEEEFGDAVETVYQENVPEGADAERVITQMALGGADIIFTTSFGYMDPTNNVAEKFPDVKFEHATGFKREHPNVATYDARFYEGRAVLGTLAGHLTESNKIGYIASFPIPEVIQGINSTYLHAAKVNPDVEMSVVWAYTWFDPAKEADAAKALIDQGVDVILQHTDSTAPHAAAQEANANGAKIYTFGQASDMSAFAPMPRVASIIDDWSPYYIERVRAVMDGTWEQGASWGGMPEGEVVIGEITDVVPAEAKAEAEAMIEAITAGEYHPFTGPINKQDGSEWLADGEVAEDGELLGMDFYVEGITGDIPN